Proteins encoded together in one Lathyrus oleraceus cultivar Zhongwan6 chromosome 5, CAAS_Psat_ZW6_1.0, whole genome shotgun sequence window:
- the LOC127080735 gene encoding uncharacterized mitochondrial protein AtMg00810-like, with protein sequence MLVGVVLGIFLVVLFIVDVVIFVIVVVVFPVVLVVILVVLVVDKGFLRKKEFIECTTKHEVYVRRSMSELIKLYLYVDDLFTTSSCKKEIEEFKDDMSKEFEISDLGNILYFLSIEFYKSSRGLMLHQRTYASEILKIFEMEGCNVTSKPVETRLQLTKDPDENKVDPTQYRRLIGLLRSLCHTIPDLAYNVVDEAKECKLVGYIDLSWCGDFKDRKSTTGYVFMLGGASISWNSRKEPVVSLSSCEAEYIIASLCECQATWMVNFIDEITRKNHRASNNHVEYEALIAGIRLVKEVGVTHLLVQIGS encoded by the exons ATGTTAGTTGGTGTTGTTCTTGGTATTTTCCTTGTTGTTCTttttattgttgatgttgttatttttgttattgttgttgttgtttttccTGTTGTTCTCGTTGTtattcttgttgttcttgttgttg ATAAAGGGTTTCTAAGAAAGAAAGAGTTTATAGAATGCACAACTAAGCATGAAGTATATGTTAGAAGAAGCATGAGTGAACTGATTAAACTATatctctatgtcgatgacctgttcACAACAagtagctgcaagaaggagatcgaagaaTTCAAAGATGATATGAGCAAGGAGTTCGAAATTTCTGACCTGGGAAACATTTTGTATTTTCTTAGTATAgaattctacaagagtagtaGAGGATTGATGTTGCACCAAAGAACATATGCAAGTGAGATACTCAAAATATTTGAGATGGAAGGATGTAATGTAACCTCGAAACCAGTTGAAACTAGATTGCAACTGACAAAGGACCCAGATGAAAATAAAGTCGACCCAACTCAGTATAGAAGACTCATTGGATTGTTAAGAAGCCTTTGTCACACAATACCTGAtctagcatacaatgtag TAGATGAAGCAAAAGAATGCAAACTAGTGGGTTACATTGACTTGAGTTGGTGTGGTGATTTTAAGGATAGAAAATCCACAACTGGTTATGTGTTTATGTTAGGTGGTGCATCAATTTCTTGGAACTCAAGGAAGGAACCAGTAGTATCCTTGTCATCATGTGAGGCTGAATATATAATCGCCTCTCTTTGTGAgtgtcaagcaacatggatggtgaatttTATCGATGAAATTACAAGGAAAAATCACAGG GCTAGCAATAACCATGTGGAATACGAAGCTTTGATTGCAGGAATAAGATTGGTAAAGGAGGTTGGAGTAACACATTTGCTTGTTCAAATTGGTTCTTAG
- the LOC127084728 gene encoding nudix hydrolase 10 has protein sequence MSVAASPAPPLGDHLCENGFECVEILPATNDAHGGVIVDLKDRMDPEVFASLLKSSLSNWKKQGKDGVWIKLPIELVNLVEIAVKEGFWYHHAEPSYVMLVNWISKTGCTIPPNASHRVRVGAIVLNDKKEVLVVKEKRGRFHGIGAWKLPTGVVDAGEEIFEAAIREVKEETGIDTEFVEVLGFRQEHNSFFEKSDISFLCMLHPLSFDIKKQELEIEAAQWMPFEEYAAQPFNQKHEPFKYINELCIAKMENVYTGFCPRLVSSFFSKDFSYIYLNTKDLDKSSS, from the exons ATGTCAGTGGCAGCTAGTCCAGCACCTCCTTTAGGAGACCATTTGTGTGAAAATGGATTTGAATGTGTTGAAATTCTCCCTGCCACCAATGATGCACATGGAGGAGTCATTGTTGACTTGAAAGATAGGATGGATCCCGAAGTTTTCGCTTCTTTGCTTAAATCTTCGCTTTCGAATTGGAAGAAACAG GGAAAAGATGGCGTGTGGATCAAGTTACCTATTGAGCTTGTTAATCTTGTTGAAATTGCAGTTAAG GAAGGTTTCTGGTACCACCATGCTGAGCCAAGCTATGTAATGCTAGTTAACTGGATTTCCAAAACAGGCTGCACAATCCCTCCAAACGCTTCTCATCGCGTAAGAGTCGGCGCCATTGTCTTGAATGATAAGAAAGAG GTGCTAGTTGTAAAGGAAAAAAGAGGTAGATTCCATGGAATTGGTGCTTGGAAGCTTCCTACGGGAGTAGTTGATGCA GGTGAGGAGATCTTTGAAGCCGCAATTAGAGAAGTAAAAGAAGAGACAGGA ATTGATACAGAATTTGTGGAGGTACTAGGATTCAGACAGGAACATAATTCATTCTTTGAGAAATCAGACATATCATTTCTTTGCATGTTGCATCCTCTTTCTTTTGACATCAAAAAGCAAGAACTTGAAATTGAAGCAGCTCAG TGGATGCCATTTGAAGAATATGCAGCACAACCATTTAATCAGAAGCATGAGCCCTTCAAGTACATAAATGAATTATGCATAGCAAAGATGGAAAATGTGTATACTGGATTTTGTCCACGTCTTGTCTCATCATTTTTCTCTAAGGATTTTAGTTATATATACTTGAACACCAAGGACTTAGACAAGTCTTCTTCATGA